In one Niallia taxi genomic region, the following are encoded:
- a CDS encoding Cof-type HAD-IIB family hydrolase, with translation MTEKHLIALDLDGTLLKNDKTISPLTKKVIEKAKEAGHIVMIATGRPYRASEAIYKELNLDTPIVNFNGAFIHHPRSQEWGIYHSPLDISTVKDIVEACSEFDYHNIIAEVIDDVYFHYHDDKLLDIFSLGNPKTTTGNLMEFLEASPTCLLIHAEEKDVVRIRKHLSDVHADLIDHRRWGDPYHIIEIVRTGLSKAIGLQKVSDFYHIPQKNIIAFGDEDNDFEMIEYAGVGVAMGNGLQELKSRANHITLTNEQDGIAVFLNDYLDLKAL, from the coding sequence ATGACAGAAAAACATCTGATTGCTTTAGACCTTGATGGAACATTACTTAAAAACGATAAGACAATTTCCCCTTTAACAAAAAAAGTGATTGAAAAGGCAAAAGAAGCCGGTCATATTGTAATGATTGCAACTGGAAGACCTTATCGAGCAAGTGAAGCTATTTATAAAGAACTTAATTTAGATACACCTATTGTTAATTTTAACGGTGCTTTCATTCATCATCCCCGCTCACAGGAATGGGGAATATACCATTCCCCTTTAGACATTTCCACTGTAAAAGATATTGTGGAAGCATGCAGTGAATTTGACTACCATAATATAATTGCTGAAGTAATCGATGATGTGTATTTTCACTATCATGATGATAAATTGCTCGACATCTTTTCATTAGGAAATCCGAAAACAACAACAGGAAATCTAATGGAATTTTTGGAAGCATCACCAACATGCTTGCTCATCCATGCTGAGGAAAAGGATGTAGTACGCATTCGCAAGCATTTATCTGATGTTCACGCTGATTTAATTGATCACCGCCGCTGGGGAGACCCTTATCATATTATTGAAATTGTCAGGACAGGCCTAAGCAAGGCGATAGGTTTGCAAAAGGTTTCTGATTTTTATCATATCCCGCAAAAGAATATCATTGCTTTTGGTGATGAGGATAATGATTTTGAGATGATTGAATATGCAGGTGTTGGAGTTGCAATGGGCAATGGCTTGCAGGAGCTTAAATCACGAGCGAACCATATTACATTGACAAATGAACAGGATGGCATTGCCGTCTTCTTGAACGATTATTTAGATTTAAAGGCACTATGA
- a CDS encoding DUF3813 domain-containing protein, with amino-acid sequence MGNRLFQEARQAVELAKMSDGRDSERMIAIAKNALSSAYANTTSAEQEQLSDLQKELEQLETR; translated from the coding sequence ATGGGCAACCGATTATTTCAAGAAGCTAGACAAGCAGTAGAATTGGCAAAGATGTCTGATGGCCGTGATTCGGAAAGAATGATTGCCATCGCCAAAAATGCATTAAGCTCTGCCTATGCAAATACGACAAGTGCTGAACAAGAACAGCTGTCAGATTTGCAAAAGGAGCTTGAGCAGCTAGAAACCCGTTAA
- a CDS encoding BsuPI-related putative proteinase inhibitor produces MLRAIFAAALVIALFSFGEGSTFAQGNDLQFNITAAPKKDYAEITMTVANKSEKDLKLVFSSSQKYEISIREKGGKEVYRYSANKSFLQALQELKLKAGDTHTWVEKWNYRKSNGEFVPSGEYTVKATLLGRKNSKNLVTAKASLTVPERNMVTDIKTSGQKGMYTIEGKADSTLTYTVEDGHEEIISKQPVVVGENGSFKLKLVIKEASLPKNGTLILYFQDEDGKISDPVILEKFPS; encoded by the coding sequence GTGCTACGAGCCATATTTGCAGCAGCACTAGTAATAGCGTTATTTTCCTTTGGTGAGGGTAGCACATTTGCCCAAGGAAATGACTTGCAGTTTAATATAACTGCAGCACCAAAAAAAGACTATGCAGAAATTACAATGACTGTTGCCAATAAATCTGAAAAGGATTTAAAGCTTGTTTTCTCTTCCTCACAAAAATATGAAATATCGATTAGAGAAAAAGGTGGAAAAGAGGTTTACCGCTACTCGGCAAACAAGTCATTCTTGCAGGCATTGCAGGAATTAAAGCTAAAAGCAGGTGACACGCATACATGGGTGGAAAAATGGAATTACCGTAAAAGTAATGGTGAATTCGTTCCAAGCGGGGAATACACTGTTAAGGCAACATTGTTAGGCAGAAAAAATAGCAAAAATCTTGTAACAGCAAAGGCAAGTTTAACGGTTCCAGAAAGGAATATGGTTACCGATATAAAAACAAGTGGGCAAAAAGGGATGTATACAATCGAAGGTAAAGCCGATTCAACTCTTACCTACACAGTCGAGGATGGTCATGAGGAAATTATTTCTAAGCAACCTGTAGTTGTCGGTGAAAATGGGAGCTTTAAGCTGAAGCTTGTAATCAAAGAAGCAAGCTTACCGAAGAATGGCACACTTATCCTTTATTTTCAGGATGAAGACGGAAAAATAAGTGATCCTGTTATTCTTGAAAAATTCCCTTCTTAA
- a CDS encoding YitT family protein: protein MYWTLTKKLVVVIIGALLNAVAMNFFLIPADVYASGFAGVAQLIASVTPITTGILLFLLNVPIAILGWIKVGKSFTCYSFLSVAFMSLFLELLPVHSYSDDILLNAVFGGVIAAVGVGITLKIGASTGGMDIVAMILSRMQDKPVGTYFFTLNSIIIITAGYLYGWEKALYTLVTLYASTRVIDAIHTRHQKLTAMIVTKKSDELKLAIHEKLVRGITMVPAKGAFSNEDRDMMMIVVTRYELYDLEKTIKEVDPQAFTNIVQTTEIFGFFRKE, encoded by the coding sequence ATGTATTGGACTTTAACAAAAAAGTTAGTCGTTGTAATTATAGGGGCGCTTTTGAACGCTGTTGCTATGAACTTTTTCTTAATACCTGCTGATGTTTATGCAAGCGGGTTTGCTGGTGTAGCACAGCTTATTGCAAGTGTTACACCAATTACAACAGGAATATTGCTGTTTTTACTGAATGTACCTATCGCCATTTTAGGCTGGATTAAGGTAGGGAAATCATTTACATGCTACAGCTTCCTTAGTGTTGCATTTATGTCTTTATTTCTGGAGCTTCTGCCGGTTCATTCCTATTCAGATGATATATTGCTGAATGCTGTTTTTGGCGGTGTTATTGCAGCTGTTGGTGTTGGGATTACTTTAAAGATTGGTGCTTCAACAGGAGGCATGGATATTGTTGCAATGATTCTTTCGCGAATGCAGGACAAGCCTGTTGGAACTTACTTTTTTACATTAAATAGTATTATCATCATAACTGCAGGCTATCTCTACGGATGGGAAAAAGCCTTGTATACATTAGTGACGCTGTATGCTTCGACAAGGGTAATTGATGCGATACATACAAGGCACCAAAAGCTGACTGCAATGATTGTCACAAAAAAATCTGATGAATTAAAACTGGCAATTCATGAGAAGCTAGTGAGAGGAATAACAATGGTTCCAGCAAAAGGAGCCTTTTCCAATGAAGACAGGGATATGATGATGATTGTTGTTACACGCTATGAATTGTATGACTTGGAGAAGACCATTAAAGAGGTTGACCCGCAAGCATTTACTAACATCGTGCAAACAACAGAAATATTCGGCTTCTTCAGAAAAGAATAA
- a CDS encoding DegV family protein → MTYKILADSACDLPLSYYDDNDVILFPLKVNLENKEYEDLKTINPSAVYEAIRRGEVPKTSQVSPSLFKDVFTEMAQNGESGIYVAFSSQLSGTYQTAQMIYEQVLEEYPEFQLSIIDSKCASLGAGLAVQECVKQRQLGNDLEEAVKQARFVCEHMEHLFTVEDLEYLAKGGRVSKASAFVGGLLQIKPLLHVEDGKLVPLEKIRGKKKLLRRMLDVMEERGVSLDTQTIAISHADDLVTATELKEAIMERFHPIDVYISSIGAAVGSHTGAGTIALFFQNSK, encoded by the coding sequence ATGACATACAAAATTTTGGCGGACAGCGCTTGTGATCTGCCTCTCTCTTATTATGACGATAATGATGTCATTCTATTTCCATTGAAGGTAAATTTGGAAAACAAAGAGTATGAAGATTTAAAAACAATCAATCCCAGTGCCGTATATGAAGCGATTCGCAGAGGAGAAGTACCAAAAACCTCCCAGGTTTCGCCGTCTTTGTTTAAGGATGTCTTCACAGAAATGGCACAAAATGGGGAAAGCGGTATTTACGTGGCTTTTTCCTCCCAGCTTTCAGGTACATACCAAACAGCGCAAATGATTTATGAGCAAGTACTGGAGGAGTACCCTGAATTTCAGCTTTCCATTATTGACAGTAAATGTGCATCATTAGGTGCTGGCCTGGCTGTTCAGGAATGTGTCAAGCAACGGCAACTTGGTAATGACTTGGAAGAAGCAGTGAAGCAAGCACGCTTTGTATGTGAGCATATGGAGCATCTGTTTACAGTCGAAGATTTAGAGTACTTGGCTAAGGGCGGCCGTGTTTCCAAAGCGTCTGCTTTTGTTGGAGGCTTACTTCAAATTAAGCCGCTTCTTCATGTGGAGGACGGCAAGCTTGTTCCGTTGGAAAAAATCCGCGGCAAAAAGAAGCTTCTGCGCCGTATGCTTGATGTGATGGAGGAGCGCGGGGTTAGTCTTGATACACAGACAATCGCTATCAGCCATGCCGACGATTTAGTGACAGCAACTGAACTCAAAGAAGCCATTATGGAACGTTTCCATCCAATTGATGTGTATATTTCTTCGATCGGAGCAGCAGTTGGTTCCCATACTGGTGCAGGAACAATTGCCTTGTTCTTTCAAAACAGCAAGTAA
- a CDS encoding DUF3941 domain-containing protein: MSNTSDANKKPNDNNARLEHKNELREKNRKQGKHQYSKKTDHL, from the coding sequence ATGTCAAATACTTCTGATGCTAATAAAAAACCAAATGATAATAATGCGCGCTTGGAGCACAAAAATGAGCTTCGAGAAAAAAACCGCAAACAAGGTAAACATCAATACAGCAAAAAAACAGATCACCTATAA
- a CDS encoding CvfB family protein, whose product MALRDYIGRVEILTVAREASFGYFLTLEEEGEDVLLHFSETDQKLEIGDEIRVFIYTDSQGRACSSTNIPSISVGEYDWVKVADIKEGLGCFFDIGLKKDMLLGEDDLPVHEEVWPEIGDLLYITLRVDRNNLLYVKPATDPIIESISTKATRADYNKNIHGHIYRTAKVGSWIYTAEGFKGFIHESERKIEPRLGEKVNGRIIDVKEDGTINVSLLPRKEEALDEDSKTVLAYLEQRKGQMPYTDKSMPEEIQERFGMSKGSFKRALGRLMKENKVYQEDGWTHLKTKDE is encoded by the coding sequence GTGGCGTTAAGAGATTACATAGGTCGTGTAGAAATACTGACGGTCGCAAGGGAAGCATCATTTGGATATTTTCTGACTCTAGAAGAAGAAGGAGAAGACGTTCTGCTTCATTTTAGTGAAACAGATCAGAAATTAGAAATTGGGGATGAGATTCGTGTGTTTATTTATACAGATTCCCAAGGAAGAGCATGCTCAAGCACGAATATACCATCCATTTCAGTAGGAGAATATGATTGGGTGAAGGTAGCGGATATAAAAGAAGGGCTTGGCTGCTTTTTTGATATTGGTTTGAAAAAAGACATGCTTCTTGGCGAGGATGATTTACCTGTTCATGAAGAGGTGTGGCCAGAGATTGGAGATTTGCTTTATATTACATTAAGGGTAGACCGCAATAATTTGCTTTATGTAAAACCTGCGACAGACCCTATCATTGAAAGCATTTCGACTAAAGCTACACGAGCAGACTATAACAAAAACATACATGGGCATATTTACCGGACTGCAAAGGTTGGCAGCTGGATTTATACTGCTGAAGGCTTTAAAGGCTTCATTCATGAATCAGAGCGTAAAATAGAGCCGCGCCTTGGTGAAAAGGTTAATGGCCGAATCATTGATGTGAAGGAAGATGGAACAATCAATGTTTCGCTATTGCCTCGCAAAGAAGAAGCGCTTGATGAGGATTCAAAAACAGTGCTTGCCTATTTAGAACAAAGAAAAGGCCAAATGCCATATACTGATAAAAGCATGCCAGAGGAAATCCAAGAGAGATTTGGTATGAGCAAAGGCTCATTCAAGAGAGCGCTTGGCAGGTTAATGAAGGAAAATAAAGTCTACCAAGAAGATGGCTGGACGCATTTAAAGACGAAAGACGAATAA
- a CDS encoding YajQ family cyclic di-GMP-binding protein, with translation MSKESSFDIVSKVDLAEVSNAVQIAMKEIQTRYDFKGSKSNITLEKEELVLLSDDEYKLEQLKDVLISKMFKRNIPIKNLDYGKIEGASGGTVRQRAKLVQGIDRDNAKIINTLIKNSGLKIKSQQQDDQIRVTAKSRDDLQKIIAAVKEAKLTIDVQFVNYR, from the coding sequence ATGTCTAAAGAAAGCTCATTTGACATTGTTTCAAAGGTAGATTTGGCAGAGGTGTCTAATGCTGTACAAATCGCAATGAAGGAAATTCAGACACGCTATGATTTTAAAGGCAGCAAAAGTAATATTACATTAGAAAAGGAAGAGCTTGTGCTTCTGTCAGACGATGAATATAAGTTAGAGCAGCTTAAGGATGTACTAATCAGCAAAATGTTCAAGCGTAATATCCCTATTAAAAACTTAGATTATGGCAAGATTGAAGGCGCATCTGGTGGTACTGTCCGCCAACGTGCAAAACTGGTACAAGGTATTGACAGAGACAATGCAAAAATCATCAATACGCTTATTAAAAACAGCGGCTTGAAAATCAAAAGCCAACAGCAGGATGACCAAATCCGTGTAACCGCAAAAAGCCGTGATGATCTGCAAAAAATTATCGCAGCTGTTAAAGAAGCAAAACTTACAATCGACGTACAGTTTGTGAATTATAGATAA
- a CDS encoding SDR family oxidoreductase, translating to MSSNNQQENKTFPPQHQNQQPGIESEMNPLPTSVSPNYKGSGKLAGKTAIITGGDSGIGRSVAIYYAKEGANIAIVYLNEHDDAEKTKELVEAEGVKCITLAGDVGEEDFCQKVVAETISAFGSLNVLVNNAAEQHPQDSLLDITATQLERTFRTNIFSMFFLTKAALPHLTSGDSIINTTSITAYKGNETLLDYSSTKGAITSFTRSLSQSLATQGIRVNGVAPGPIWTPLIPSTFDSEKVSQFGADTPFGRAGQPSELAPAYVYLASEDSTYVSGQIIHVNGGYVVNG from the coding sequence ATGAGTTCAAACAATCAACAGGAAAACAAAACGTTTCCCCCACAGCATCAAAACCAACAGCCAGGTATTGAAAGTGAAATGAATCCTTTACCAACAAGTGTTAGCCCTAATTATAAAGGCTCAGGCAAGCTTGCGGGTAAGACCGCCATCATAACTGGTGGTGACAGCGGCATCGGCCGTTCTGTTGCAATCTATTATGCAAAAGAAGGCGCTAATATCGCAATCGTGTACTTAAATGAACATGACGATGCTGAAAAAACGAAGGAATTAGTGGAAGCAGAAGGTGTCAAATGCATTACATTAGCAGGTGATGTCGGTGAAGAGGATTTTTGCCAAAAGGTTGTAGCCGAAACAATTAGTGCCTTCGGTTCCTTGAATGTACTAGTGAATAATGCGGCAGAGCAGCACCCTCAGGATAGCCTGCTGGACATCACTGCTACACAATTGGAAAGAACCTTCCGAACAAATATTTTCTCGATGTTCTTTTTGACAAAAGCTGCCCTTCCCCACTTAACTTCAGGTGACAGCATTATTAATACAACATCTATCACAGCCTATAAGGGGAATGAAACACTGCTTGATTATTCCTCAACAAAGGGTGCCATCACTTCCTTTACTCGCTCACTATCCCAATCCTTAGCGACACAAGGAATTCGAGTTAACGGTGTTGCACCAGGTCCTATTTGGACACCACTGATCCCATCAACCTTTGACAGTGAAAAGGTTTCCCAATTTGGCGCAGACACACCATTCGGCCGTGCTGGCCAGCCTAGTGAACTAGCACCAGCGTATGTGTATTTAGCAAGCGAGGATTCCACTTACGTCAGCGGTCAAATTATCCATGTTAACGGAGGATATGTCGTTAACGGGTAA
- a CDS encoding L-cystine transporter codes for MDIFLTVVNIVVLLVLLGVLYYMQRKHVSFSKRVFTGLGLGVLFGIILQLIYEPTSDVVVQSNDWFSLIGSGYVKLLQMIVMPLVFISIISAFTRLKKASNIGKISGLVIGTLLITTAISAGIGIAAAVGFDLKAIDITSGDAEALRGQQLEETLTTVESTTIPQKVLEFLPANPFSDLTGARPTSTIAVVIFAAFVGVALLGIKRKNPEQAAFFEKIVDSVYTVIMRIVTLVLRLTPYGILALMAKTMAGSNLDAIVKLGKFVIASYVALIAMFIVHLIILAALKLSPAKYVKKVLPVLSFAFTSRTSAGTLPLNIDAQKSKLGVSEAIANFSASFGVSIGQNGCAGIYPAMVAVMIAPTIGIDPLSPSFIISLILVVMLSSFGVAGVGGGATFATLIVLSTLNMPVALAGLLISVEPLIDMGRTALNVSGSMVSGVVASKALGELDKDTYNKDIDLNSPSSSTAV; via the coding sequence TTGGACATATTTTTAACGGTTGTTAATATTGTCGTTTTATTAGTTTTACTTGGTGTTTTATACTATATGCAAAGAAAACACGTATCCTTCTCAAAACGTGTTTTTACAGGGCTAGGCCTTGGTGTTTTATTCGGAATCATTCTTCAATTAATTTATGAGCCAACATCTGATGTGGTTGTTCAATCAAATGATTGGTTCAGCCTGATTGGAAGCGGATATGTGAAGCTTCTGCAAATGATCGTTATGCCGCTAGTATTTATTTCTATAATTTCTGCTTTCACTCGCTTGAAAAAAGCCAGCAATATTGGAAAAATCAGTGGTTTAGTTATCGGAACATTATTAATAACTACTGCTATCTCAGCAGGAATCGGGATTGCTGCTGCAGTCGGATTTGATTTAAAAGCCATCGACATTACATCTGGTGATGCAGAAGCGCTTCGTGGTCAGCAGCTTGAGGAAACCTTAACAACAGTGGAAAGCACAACAATTCCACAAAAGGTGCTTGAATTCCTGCCAGCAAATCCATTCTCAGACTTGACTGGAGCCCGCCCTACTTCCACTATCGCAGTCGTAATCTTTGCGGCATTTGTTGGAGTAGCCTTACTTGGTATTAAACGTAAAAATCCAGAGCAAGCTGCGTTCTTCGAAAAAATCGTTGATTCTGTTTACACGGTTATCATGCGTATCGTTACATTAGTATTGCGCTTGACTCCATATGGAATTCTTGCATTAATGGCAAAAACAATGGCAGGCAGCAACCTTGATGCCATCGTAAAATTAGGTAAGTTTGTTATCGCCTCTTATGTGGCACTTATTGCAATGTTTATTGTTCATTTAATCATTCTTGCTGCTCTGAAATTAAGTCCAGCTAAATATGTGAAGAAGGTACTTCCTGTCCTTTCATTCGCATTTACATCACGTACTAGTGCAGGAACATTGCCATTGAACATTGATGCACAAAAATCTAAATTAGGTGTTTCTGAAGCAATCGCAAACTTCTCTGCTTCATTCGGTGTATCAATCGGCCAAAACGGCTGTGCAGGTATCTATCCTGCAATGGTAGCTGTTATGATCGCACCAACTATTGGGATTGATCCATTGTCACCGAGCTTTATTATTTCCTTGATCCTTGTTGTAATGCTTAGCTCATTTGGAGTTGCAGGTGTTGGTGGTGGAGCAACATTCGCTACATTGATTGTTCTGTCCACACTTAACATGCCTGTTGCACTAGCTGGATTATTAATCTCTGTTGAACCATTAATCGACATGGGCCGTACTGCCTTGAACGTCAGCGGTTCCATGGTATCTGGTGTTGTTGCAAGTAAAGCATTAGGTGAACTAGACAAAGACACTTACAACAAAGATATTGACCTAAATTCTCCTTCTAGCAGCACTGCTGTATAA
- a CDS encoding glycoside hydrolase family 13 protein codes for MIDLASIYHRTGDNYCYLYQDDIFHIRIRTKKGNVQAITLLYGDQYDFAGHRWQTFFLDMQRTGSDKLHDYWQASIKDKQKRLRYGFIIKQGDEQITFTEKGFFPFIPEDPGYYFCFPYIHKTELFKPPSWVKETIWYQIFPERFRNGDPDRNPQETAVWGQDEPAISNYFGGDLQGIINSLDYLQDLGITGIYLTPIFNANSNHKYNTIDYLQIDPHFGDISLLKQLVHECHNRGIRVMLDAVFNHCGYLFPPFQDVLEKGEQSAYKDWFHVHQFPLKEGSAFHYETFGFYEDMPKLNTANEAVKEYLLNVAEFWIRECDIDGWRLDVANEVDHAFWREFRSRVKAIKPDCFILGEVWHDSMPWLRGEQFDSVMNYPFLSKSLQFFAYDMIQAKDFVEDMTSIIQAYPDNVNEVLFNIIGSHDTPRVFQETGFRLKKIKMLFTFLFTFPGTPCIYYGDEIGLDGGSDPGCRKCMVWDSEKQNLELKDYIKKLIEIRKSTSLLSGSSSFYFLKELENCIAYYHRKENEIMMTVINNNNHDVSYPLPFPLKGKKLTMPLTCQEYAAESHDLTVNLGAYESILLHFSV; via the coding sequence ATGATTGATTTGGCCTCCATCTATCATCGGACAGGAGATAATTATTGCTATCTTTATCAAGATGATATTTTCCACATTCGTATTCGGACAAAAAAAGGAAACGTGCAGGCCATCACTTTACTATATGGTGACCAATATGACTTTGCTGGACACAGATGGCAAACCTTCTTTCTCGACATGCAAAGAACAGGCTCCGACAAGCTGCATGATTATTGGCAAGCCTCCATTAAAGATAAACAAAAACGGTTGCGCTACGGCTTTATCATTAAACAGGGAGATGAGCAAATTACCTTTACAGAAAAAGGCTTCTTTCCATTTATTCCTGAAGACCCTGGGTATTATTTTTGTTTCCCTTATATCCATAAAACAGAATTATTTAAACCGCCAAGCTGGGTGAAAGAAACAATTTGGTATCAAATATTTCCTGAACGCTTCCGTAATGGCGATCCTGACAGAAATCCGCAGGAAACTGCTGTTTGGGGGCAGGATGAACCAGCCATTTCCAACTATTTCGGCGGGGATTTGCAAGGTATTATCAACTCTTTAGATTATCTGCAAGACTTAGGAATTACAGGCATTTACTTAACACCAATCTTCAACGCTAATTCCAATCATAAATATAATACAATTGACTATTTGCAAATCGACCCCCACTTCGGAGACATCAGCCTCTTAAAACAACTTGTCCATGAATGCCATAACAGAGGTATTCGTGTAATGCTGGATGCTGTTTTCAACCATTGCGGCTATCTGTTTCCTCCTTTTCAGGATGTGTTGGAAAAAGGAGAGCAATCTGCATATAAAGACTGGTTTCATGTTCATCAATTTCCTTTGAAGGAAGGCTCTGCTTTCCATTACGAGACATTCGGCTTCTATGAGGATATGCCAAAGCTAAATACTGCGAACGAAGCCGTTAAAGAATATTTATTAAATGTTGCTGAATTTTGGATTAGGGAATGTGATATCGACGGCTGGCGGCTCGATGTTGCCAATGAGGTTGACCATGCCTTTTGGCGGGAGTTTCGCTCTCGTGTTAAAGCAATAAAACCAGATTGCTTTATATTAGGAGAGGTTTGGCATGACTCGATGCCATGGCTTCGGGGAGAGCAATTTGATTCCGTTATGAATTATCCTTTTCTCTCGAAATCCCTGCAATTTTTTGCTTATGATATGATCCAAGCGAAGGATTTCGTAGAAGATATGACTTCCATTATTCAAGCATATCCAGACAATGTGAATGAGGTCCTCTTTAATATTATCGGCAGCCATGATACACCAAGAGTCTTCCAGGAAACTGGATTTAGGCTAAAAAAGATAAAAATGCTATTTACCTTTTTATTTACTTTTCCTGGGACTCCCTGCATATACTATGGAGATGAAATCGGACTTGACGGCGGGAGTGATCCTGGCTGCAGAAAGTGCATGGTATGGGACAGCGAAAAACAAAACCTAGAATTAAAGGATTACATAAAAAAACTAATCGAAATACGGAAATCCACTTCTTTGCTCTCAGGCAGCTCTAGTTTCTATTTTCTGAAAGAGCTTGAAAATTGTATTGCTTATTATCACAGGAAAGAAAATGAGATAATGATGACGGTCATAAATAATAACAATCATGATGTGAGCTACCCTCTTCCTTTCCCGCTGAAAGGAAAAAAGTTAACCATGCCTTTGACCTGTCAGGAGTATGCTGCTGAATCCCATGATTTAACCGTAAATCTAGGAGCATACGAAAGTATCCTCCTCCATTTTTCTGTATAG
- a CDS encoding DMT family transporter produces the protein MEQTNGSKSIAIPLAISIIAISFSAIFVKWSDAPATILSMYRMWLAGILMLPMVYINRKEFKKLSKKDWLFLLFSGAFLALHFALWFGSLKLTTVASSTIILALQPLVSLLGGFLLYKERTTSAAIMTMGIAIIGAMMIGWGDIGLSKASLLGDLLSFLSVIAVVGYLLIGQSIVKKVSHWVYTSSVFLIAAILLTIFNLITSEALTGYPPKEWGIFLLLAIVPSLSHVINNWLLNYVNATTISMSILGEPVGATILAVLLLNERLTGSQIAGGVLVLAGVFYFLLQQQKPKSVQQEKIV, from the coding sequence GTGGAACAGACTAATGGATCTAAATCGATTGCCATCCCATTGGCAATTTCAATAATAGCAATCTCCTTTTCTGCTATTTTCGTTAAATGGTCAGATGCTCCAGCAACGATATTAAGCATGTACCGTATGTGGCTTGCAGGAATACTGATGCTTCCAATGGTCTACATAAACAGAAAGGAATTTAAGAAGCTTTCAAAAAAAGACTGGCTGTTTCTCCTGTTTTCCGGAGCCTTTCTAGCGCTTCATTTTGCTTTATGGTTCGGTTCCTTAAAGCTAACAACTGTTGCAAGCTCGACCATTATTTTGGCTCTTCAGCCGCTAGTATCATTGTTAGGCGGATTTCTCCTTTATAAAGAGAGAACTACTTCAGCTGCCATTATGACGATGGGAATTGCCATCATTGGAGCAATGATGATCGGTTGGGGCGATATTGGGTTAAGCAAAGCAAGCTTACTTGGCGACCTTCTATCCTTTCTAAGCGTAATAGCTGTTGTCGGCTATTTGCTGATTGGACAGTCCATTGTAAAAAAGGTTTCCCATTGGGTATATACATCCAGCGTTTTTTTAATTGCCGCAATACTGTTGACTATTTTCAATTTAATTACAAGTGAGGCTTTAACAGGCTACCCACCAAAGGAATGGGGCATTTTCCTGCTGCTTGCGATTGTTCCATCACTTAGTCATGTTATCAATAACTGGCTGTTAAACTATGTGAATGCTACAACTATTTCTATGAGTATTTTAGGAGAACCAGTTGGAGCAACAATTCTTGCTGTTCTTCTTTTGAATGAAAGACTAACAGGCTCGCAAATTGCTGGTGGAGTCTTAGTACTAGCAGGCGTATTTTACTTTCTGCTTCAGCAGCAAAAACCAAAGTCCGTCCAACAAGAAAAAATTGTCTAA